aaTAGAGTtgtcagatttttttttatggtttttccATGTGTTACTCACATTGGAGTCCGACTTATCTCGATTCGTGCCTGGTAGGGCCCATTTGTGGTAATGGTTTTCTACCAAAAAAATTTCATGTTCAGGGGTCATAATTGAGACCTTTGATTAAGAGAGGGATAGACTTCAGCTGTTGCACCACGTATTTTTTTGGTGGTAATAAAAGTTGATAGAATGCTTATGTCTATTCGTCCTCAATTTGCTTATTCTGTTTTTACATCTGCTACAGTATGATCAACCTTTTAAATATTCTCCAAAATCTTCAAAAATACTTCCCCTATTCTTCTCCAGTCTAAATGCTTTCGCAACTATGTCGTTTATATGCTTCTTAGTAAGCCAGATGCTTCTGCTTAGTATGTCGTTCATATGTTTCTTGATAAGCTAGATGCCCTCGTTTCAGTTATTTTGCTAGCGCATCAATTCAGGGACTAAGGGATCCAATTCTTAATACTTAAGATGCAACTTATGACTGTCTTTTATCTAGCtgaattagtataaaatttagCTCTTTTCACTTTCATTAGATTCGATTTTTAAGACTCAACTTATGACCGTCTTTTATCTATAGCTGAATTGGTACAAAATTTAGCTCTTTTcacatttattaagaaaaataataactacAAGGTATAGTTATTAAGTTATCCttatttgttgaatttttttgagaatTGAGCAATATTAAGAAccattttttttcaatattaagGACATGGTTTGAGAATAACTGTCAACTTTAATCTTAAACTTTCAAAGTGGTAATTTTTTTAGGCAATTTTTTAACTTAAGTCACAATTAAAATGAGATGGAGGGACCTATTTGTCCTAGCTTTGGTCGAATTAGTGGAGGTGAACGCAAGATTATACAAACTATACAGTTatcaaaaagagaagaagaaaatgggCCGGAGGGAGTATTATTTAGTTGAATTCTGTCATTTCTTGCGGTCAATGGTTATTTATAAGATGCTTAAAATGATATTCTCTTTACTTATATGGCTAGTTcactctaatttttttttttagatattttcaaAATTCCAATGAATACTCATATTTGATCAAATTATTCTTTAATAGtgctcaaatattttttttaaaaattatttccctcccaagttttttttaaattttattaaaaacgtATTTAACGGTTGATAGAGAAGGTTCGAGCTGCCGTGACGTTTTGGTCATCAGGAGTCTCAAATTGTCACAATGTGTTTCCTAGTTAAGTTTATCTAGTACTCCTATTACATTATTTGGGGGTGGGTGGGTTTGATGACTCATATATTATACTATTCTATTCGTTTAAATTTACGAAATGCTTTTTTAGTcgatctaaaagaaagaatatatttttatatttaaaaattattgtaactttaataaaataattagtagCCACACAAATGACAAATTTAAAAGAAGattaataaaaaatgaataagaaaacaaagaaaaaccATGAGTGTACGTGTTcggtatgaaaaaaaatatttttcatgattttttccCCTTATATTCgatacttaaaaaaaatattattctaaggtaattataatttagataaatattattagaggtGAGGGTGCGGGATGTGGGGTGATGGGGATGGTGGACAAAAGGTGGAATAACGATGAGATGCGTTAGAGGGTGAGGAAGACataatgaatatgcaatgtaaCTTTTGgaacttttttttgttttagaaatttcattttttttctcaaaaaagtttaaccaaatcaaatatgaaaaaaatgatttttaattttttttcttccgtaccaaacaaacataaaaaaaatatatgtggcATTAGTGTAttacaaataatcaattttttaaaaatattacaaataattaaaaacaacagcacatatttgtttttttttcttttcttaattttcaaataagaaaaaagaaaaaaaaggaacgGACACAGCCGGTAGTGAAAGGCCGCGAAATTCATAACTATTCACcgattttattattaataaatacagatacttaattaattagatTCATCGTTTAAGGTATAACTTTTCTCCCTTTtactattttataattaaaaaaattaattcaatgattttctttttttctttaactttttaattattattttcctcTCTGATAAAGAaagttttgtttcctttttcttcaTCTTTCCTAACTAGACAAATTTTTACTTTGGAAATACTTTAATTATTGACAAGGTTACATCAAACATAGAATAAtccaaatatagaaaaaaattaattccaaATTATTGTTTTCTGATCACAGGCAGAGTCAGAATTTTCAGTTTATGAATTCTgaattacaattttattttattttacttaatgaattctgaataaattatttatagttATCAAGTGAACTTTTGTAATACCATTTATTATTAAATTCTTTGCGTCTCTTTTACTTGAATTCAAAGTATCATACATTCATACATAAACTTTTTTTTACTTCCTGTGATGCTTTCTCCCCAAGTTTGGCAAAAAAACCTTTATATAcactttgatttattttttaaactttctagtgtatgtataactaataaatcacatttttttattttaccatatGCTTTTTAATTTTGCGATTGTGAAATTGCAGATTGAGTACAAAAATGGGTCGATTTCATATACAAAAAAGGTTGAtttttttgttggttttgttgtTACAAAGTTCATCAACATGGGGTTGGTTTTTTTCTACTAATAACAAGAATGACTATAAACAAGAACAACAAACAAATTCAGGCAaatcttcaaaacatcatattgtTAAGTTGATGTCTGATTTTTCCATGGATGGTTTTGAGAATTCTCAAAAAGGAATTAAACTGGTCGAAAACGCAGAACAAAAGATGTTGCTTACAGATTCTTGTTGGCAGAGAAGTTATCAGAGTTTGTTTACTGTGTGTAAAAAAGTTCTTCCAGATGAAGAATTGAAGTCTAGACTTTCTTGGAATTTATGTGATTGCTTTCAACAGCATACTGGAAGATCACCTTTGCCTAATTGTGATGCAAAATCACCAATGACTAAATGTCTCCAGAAATTGGATAATGATGTTCATAAGATATATTTGGCTTTCTATATTGAAACCCCTGCCATTTGCCATCAATTGcagtaagttttttttttcccttttttgctTTAGTGAAAGTTGTAAGTTGTTTGGGTGATTGTTTACGTATCGTTTCATAACGTATTATATTGGACTgttttttgaattctaaattgttttaatgaatacaaaatattttgatagattatattattttttgtcttAAATAATGACAAACTAGTGGTCGTAGTGgtttcttggtcttcaatttttgtTACTATATATCTATTGTCTTGTACTTGGATTATAGTAGTATTTTGTTGTAGTTACTGTTCTTTTTTCTAGAATGCTTTGTCATGTTATCTTTAGTATTTTGTCGTGGCTTCTTTACTTCCATATTTCTTTTCCCGAACGgcttggaaacaacctctctaccacACTActctccccaaaccccacttgtgagattacactgaatatgttgttgttgtacataATGCCACACATGAACAATCTGAAAGATAAACCTACAATAGTATACAAAAAAGTTGGATATATTGTAGAGTTATTaagattattatttaataataagcAAAGACAAAGtgagataaaaaaaaaggtaagatCACACTAAAACGGCCGATACATAAAATGAGACTTTCATCATTACATGACAGAGAATTTGATGATACTATACACTAACAATCAAATCACACATTGTATTTAAAGTAACAATACGGTACAATATAATAGGTAACACCCATCCAAACAAGAGTTGTTAATGAATTGAGGGGTCTTACTCTTATGCTTTTAATTATTGCAGGAGGGAAGCATGGAAGCATCTAACAGAGAGGTTGGTGAATAGTTTGAAGGATTCTGCTGAATTTGCTGAGGAAAAACTAGATAACGTACTACATGTAGGGGATTTGCTATTGCAAAACTCGAAATATGTTCAAGAATCATTAGCCTCGATTGATGTTCGTACTCAACAAGTAGCAGAGACTTCCAAGAACGTTGAAGGCCGGGTGAACGCTGTGTTGAGTCAATCAGAAGTAATATTGGAGCAATCTAAAGGTATAGCATCTTCCCAATTAGAGTTGAACGAAGGCCAGGCGAAAATGAAGGAGACTTTGCACGAAAACATGGCAATAGTTCATGAATCGTATACTAATTTAGACCATGGGATCGATGGTTTGAGGACTAAAACGGAGGACATTGAGGACGAGATTGTTAAAGTTGGAGATGAAATGAGTGGTAGGATGGATAAATTGCAGACTAAAGCTGATGATATTGGGAATATTGCTGGCCAAGCTTTGAATAAACAGAAACAACTTTTGGATGGACAATCTAAAGCTCTTGATGGCCTTCAATTCCTCCATAAATTTCAGTCTCAAGCACTTGAAGAGAGCAGGTAAACATCATCAAGGATAACTTCTTGTGTGGTTCTTATGTTCCttgaaaaaattgagttttaagTTATGTATATTGTTTATGTTGTCATCGACTATATCGGGTTGATAGGCAGGCTACTTGTTGTCGTAGGTCAACCTAACCTGATACCATTCTCTAATGCATTCTTAAGAATTTTCCGCGACATTTGAGGATTGATGTAATGCAATATCTTATACTTTTACAGGGGAACTCTGAAACAATTGACTCAATTCGGGCACGAGCAACAAGAGGAGCTTCTTAGAAGGCAAAAACAACTGCAACAAACTCATGATCATCTATTTGAGAAATCAAAATCAATATTAGCTGCACAGGTTTGTTAATTCACATGTTAAATACAAAAACTTTAAGGTATCAAATCATTCTATTCTCTTAAATTTATTGTACTTGTTCATTAATTTCATCAATTTGTGTCAACAGGAAACTTTTGAGTCTAAACAAGCAAGCATGTTTCTTGCCTTAGACAAACTATTCACCTTGCACAATGCTATGCTTCTTGAATCAAGAGTGATCAAAGCTTTCTTGCTGTACTCATTGTCGATCTTTCTTCTCTACATGTTCACCAGCACGAAGCAGACGTATGATGTGAGACCTAGGCTATACATAGGTAAAGCATCATCACACCTTTCAAAATGATCTGTTTTATTCCCTATGTTGTTGAAAGTTTTGGCCTTCCTTTGGGCGTTGGGAAGGGCACCTGGTTTCCAACCTGGCGCCCTTCAAGCGCGAAACCAACTTTGTTATTTCACCATATATTTTGATTGGATTCCATAATCTTTTCTCATCATTTCTTGTTTTGTTGTAGGATTAGTACTCACATTCTTGATTGAACTAGCCATACTTCGCTATGGAACGTACGAAATGGAGAATCAAGCATGGTTTGTGAGCATCGTTAGGTCACTATTTGTGCTACTATCCTCATGCCAACTTCTATATTCCATTTGGACATAcaggtatatatatacaaacagaACATAAGCTCAAAAACTTCTTTTTAGCATCATaacatattttcataaaaaatctTGCAGAGATTATGAAGTGTTGAACTATAAGATGTTACAAACACTAATGGAGAAAGTTAATGGAATTCAAAAACACAAGGAGTACTTGTCATGGGAAATGGAGAACGACGATTCGGACAGTGAGGTGGATTGGTCTTCATGGATTGAAGCTGAATTACCAGAAGATGTTGACAAATTGAAGGATCCTGACTTTGTATATCCTGAAGAAGTTGCTGAGAATTCAATAGGAAGTAAGTCAATTACAAGGAGATACAACCTAAGAAATCACCTTTTGACATATTGAAGTTCTTTAACACCATTAACTTGGTTACTGGTTTGACCGGTTTGTTGTCTAAAAATATGTTTTCGACCTATTTATCGAGTGAACCAGGGGTCATGTTCTTGATTCAATTTTTCTCTTATACTAATATATAGTACTAGTTATATGTGTAAATAAATTTGGGACTTGACTTCATATATGTGTTAGTAATTTTTGGTACTTGATTATTTGTTTGAATCATTTAGGTGGTTTTGTTTATCTGGGATATTGACAAATTTATGGAGTAATTTACTGATCTTCATGTTGCACATTTGTGTAACAAGTCTAAAAGTGAATCATTATTGTGCTAAGTCAAGTAGTAAACCAAAAGACACTCTTTAACATGGTGTGATACTGTTCATGTTGGCCTAAGCACCACAATTTCTTCTAAATCCTCGTATCATTAAGAGCCACATTGGCAAAGGGTGGTTCGGTGCACATTCTTTGTCGGAAAATTATGTGATTTACAAAGGTTAAATGTATGTTAGCTATTATGAGTGTATATTTAATTTGACACACTCTTAACACAACtgagaaaaaaaattgcacATTCTTTGCTAAATTCTGACTCCACCACTAAATTTAGAGCGCACTACACTTTGtatgcaattttttttcttcttatctaTTAAGTCTATAAGATTCTATTGCagtataatatatttgatagttatttgataatatttagtAGCATATTTGTAAGGAAATAATTAGTTTTCCTTAATATTTGGTATCATATTTATAAGGAAATAATTAGTTTCcttatttcaatattgtatcacatatatattttcTCTTGGAGGAATGAATAAAAGCAAGTCAGATTGTTAAGTTCTTTTCAGAttcttatattaatttttttctgtcTCTTTCTTTTACTTCAATCGTAAGTATCATATCTATGAGCATGCATATAGAGTTTAATTACTTCCTTCGATACTTTCTCCCCAAGTCTGCCAAAAACCTTTATATACACTTTGATTTTTACGTTCTAGCGTATGTCAGTAAcatcacctatatatatatatatgaatgaaaCACGAAGAACTATCACACTAAGGGGAAAGCAGAAGACTAAAAGCAAAGAAGCCTAATAACATCAGTTTTACATAATCCAGTGATGTTTTTGAGCTGATTATTGAGATAGTCAAATAAAACAGAATGGGATTTATCATATGACAGCATAATAAATCACAACTCCTCTCCAACTCTACAGGAAACTCCAAAAAGGTAAAGAAGAAATTCAAGCAACTAGAAATAAAACTGAATGTCCACTAGTTCTAAAGACCTAAAACCATCATTATCAATCATTAACAAtacaaaaatatagtaaatcACATTTCACGAAATACCTTTTGGTCACTTCCACCAATCCTACTTGTATCCTCAAACTTCTTTGTTGGGCGACCATCGGCCTCTTTGTCATCTACAACACTTCGCTGCCTTTTACTCAGCACTGTTATAGCTTCAacttccctttttctttttgaaacatAGGTTTTCgaaatctttttttaaattcaATATCATAATATGACAAACATATTAAAACGGAGGTAGTATTAAAGCAAGACTTTGTTTGCATAACTGCATGTCCATGGAATCACCgcatatatgatatatgttgtGCCATCTTTTAGATGGTGATAGGagctaggggtgtacatggaccgggttggttcggattttttacaaaccaaaccaaatcatttgtgtcgggttattaaatctataaaccaaaccaaaccaataaaagtcgggtttttcgatatcaatttttctcgggtttttcgggtttttcgggtttttttgggtttttcgggtttctcgggtttttttggattttttcggatttttttgggtttctcatagtatctaataaaaagtacagagcagtgcttcttaaaatgagttctagtacaaaatatcaacatataagatggtggcacaacactgtttgaagttttaactttataatataactttataagataagttttttttgtatattatttagatgggctactcaagttcaaatctaaatgtaagaaagaaaacaaaaattatgaaaaaaatttaaaaaatatttataaattacattttaataaatatttttagtataacataatttaaaagtagtatatctataatcgggtcggtttgggttcggtttgactttttttagttaaaaccaaaccaaccctataatggtcgggtttttttttcaaacaccaaaccaagtcaaaccaaaccactagtcgggttttttttccggtttggtttggtttgtcggtttggtgcggtttatcggtttgtcctgtacagccctaataGGAGCTTTGATATAATTGAAAAAGTTGTTCTTGATCAAAAAGGTTACGAATTCAAGTcgtgattcatgaaaataattttttttatagaaatacaaaataaaattacatataatAGATTCTGATAATTTAACGTTTATCCAATCCTCACACATAATAAAAACTTAGTATGTGTACCAAATTACATTTTCCCCCCCTTGTGGTGATTTAAAGTGAAACTTGTACCAATCTTTTTCGAAAATAAACATCCTTAACATGGAAGAATAATGGGAAAATTATGCGAACAAACAAAaacatattaattaattagttaacataGCTACGgtttaattaaattatcattTGTCATTAACTTACAATCATAAATACGTAGCCCGCGttcagaatttgtataattcggctctcaattgtataaattcagaatttgtataatttggTTCCTAATTGTATAAATTCGGAATTTTCCTAACAGtgtaaattcaaaatttgtatatgtttaccctaacttatatataattatcatattgatacatttgatttgtacaagttttaaattttttttaaaatgtataaCCGAAACATTAAAAATTGTAGCTATATAGCGTAATTaaacaaattatatttaaaaaggaTAATTAAgagatatttttgaaatttcttcaagaataaTAGTCCTTTTGGACCCTTGTCACTTAGGCAAACCTACAAATTCCACTGGCAAAATTTGTGACCACGTAAGTCTTTAATATAATACCACTCATAATTTAGATATACTAATATCCCCCTTCCTTCTCTTTCTCCAAATTTGTTAACTCCCACTTAATTGTGTGGCTCTTAAAATTCTACTTTTTCAACTAGCCAAATACACCAAAAATCCAATAAGAGAACTACAAATAGcacaacttttttttaaaaaaaaattattattatatatatacacacattgTAATTGGATTACACTTTGAAGAATTGGAAAAATGGTGATGTCTACATTGTTGAAATTTCTATATCCTCCACCACCATCTTTGTTTATTACTACAATGTCTGTTATAAGTTTTGTTTCATTAGCAAATTCTGGATTTTCAGAAATCAAagggaagcatatgcaatattCCAAATTCTTTGgaacaataaaaaatgaaaataatgagaaggAGAAAAAGGCTAGAATTGAGAGTAAAAAAGGGATGCTTTTGTTATATGGCCCTGCATTTCTTGGTGGTGTTTCCTCTTTTGCAATTTTCCCAAATGGAGATTTAAGGTTTGCTTTGGTGTGTTCTGCTTTAACCATACATTTCTTCAAGAGAGTCTTAGAGGTATTTACTCTTCAACTAGTCTCTCTTTAATGACTCTTTTTTTATATGTTGAGTATTCATTTAATATCGTGTATAAGAATAATACTGAATAAGATATTATATTAGTAATATTGTGATTGCTTTTTATTCACTATTTGGTGTGGTGTATTCAAAGAGAGTTTTGTTAATCATGCTTGTCCATTAATTAATAATCTTGATATTACTAATAACATAAATTATGATATACACCCCATATAATATTCAACTGAATATGTTACGGTGATATGATGTATAACTAACACTTGAAATATATCaaataggatattaaataataccaaaactaatatacatacatacatatatatatattctaataCATTATAATCCCTTAGTGTATTTTAACTTGTGTCGGCAACTTAGTTAATTAGAATATCATTTTTATCAGGTTatcaattatttcatttagttcTTTTTAAATGACTTTTTAAAGTGTGACACATCCATTAAAAAGTTTAGTAAATTACATTTCTCAAAAATGTAAAGATAGTTGAAAGACctaattttagaaaattgtTCAGACAATTTGTTATAACAAGGGGTAAAGGAAGAAATAATACTTTCTTGGTTTTTAAAATCTCACTTATTTTGTACTATTTTTAGAAAGATAGGAAGTCAATTAACAAGGATCAGAGAAAGTATGTTTATCAAGAGATTTAGATGTAAATATAATTACGTTTTAAGTCACATTATTTGTGTTTTTTGCAACGTCAGTGTATAAAACTTAAACTCAATTTGATTTCAAGCCTCTATTAATATACTTAAATCATGCAGTTTCAACTTGTTGAATGGTCAATTTTCATTTGGTTTATAGGATTTTGGAAAGGCACAAGGTTCTACTTGagattatcattattttaatttcACACTTCGTATCATATATGAGATCATAATTCAAGTAAACTTAGAGAAATTGGTATTAAGTTGATATACTATgagattatatattttaaaattaacttaGAAAATTGGTATTAAGCCCTAAAAAAACAACCCTATTATCCTCTAGTTGACACAATTCAAACTAGGCCAATGCGGTCCTAATTATTTTAGTGTATTTATGGTCTTATGCCCCCTTAAAACATGAGCATCAAGAAGGTCCACTACTATATAGTTTTGATACTTGTGAATGAATGtgttcttttgttttttttaccaTTAAAAGTTGTGATTGAGTGGTAAATATTCATCACGAGTGTGACATTATTGATAATCCAAGCAAATAGGTCTCTTGATGTTCAAACTTTGTTAATGGAGAATTCTAGGTGCGATCCTCGATTAATCTGCCCCCAAAGCCGGTACTAGATACTGGgtgaaaaaacaaaacaaaaaaaaaagtgcaaGCCATCTTGAACATATCCTAAtagttcctttttttttcttttaattttaggTTCTATTTGTTCACAAATACAGTGGTTCAATGGATGTTGAAGCTACCATTGTAATATCATGTAGTTATTTCCTCTCCACAATGAGCATGATTTATTGTCAACACCTTACTCAAGGTTTGCCAGAGCCATCTATTGATCTCAAGTATTTTGGATACATAATATTTTTGGTTGGTATAATTGGCAACTTTTACCATCATATTTTGCTCTCTAAGTTGAGAACAAAGGGTGAAAAAGAGTACAAAATTCCTCAAGGTGGCCTATTTGATTTTGCAATATGTCCACATTACCTCTTTGAGATTCTTATATTTGTAGGAATTTCTTGCACTTCTCAAACATTATATGCAATTTCATTCACTTTGGGAACTACTCTTTACTTAATGGGAAGGAGCATTGCTACAAGAAGATGGTACAAGTCCAAATTTgatgattttccaaaggatattaggGCACTCATTCCTTACATATTTTAGGCTACTTGCTGAGGGCCTTCAATTTTTGTTTATGTGCCTATGTTGAACAAGTATTATAACATTATTTATGTAGATTATTTAAAACATGctgaattttaataaaaattaaacgaTTTTGTAAGGGGTATATATTTATACTCGTCTTCaatatattcttgttttgagtCATCATTGAATCATAATAAAATTGAAGGACTTTGCAAGGGTTACATATCCATACTTGTCTTCAATATCTATTTTTGAGCGGGAAAAATATCGAATTTACCCCCaaactattgaaaataataCGTAGATGCCCTCCATTATACTATTGGTACATCAGTGTCCCTGTCGTCCAAAAACTAAAACATATATGCCCTTCATTCTAACGAAAGATTCATATAAAATACGTggcattttcaatagttcgagaGTAAATTCGTCCTTTTCCCTTTTTGAAGTTAAGATGTTGAATCATAATAAAATTCGAACGATTTTGGAAGGGGCACATATTCATATTCGCCTTCAATATATATACACTTGTTTTGAGCTTATGTAACTTAAAATTTTGGTCAAACTCCCAAGAAGGAATCATTCGTCtgaagaggctacatgagaAGGGGAGGAATTAGTTttcttaataatattattttgtgtAGCAAAGTGACAAGTGGAGTTAAAAAAATCCACATGTTCAAAGTATGAATGGTAGTTTATCAATCCCATCAATTCATTGTTATTGTCATCATCCactattattaattattgtcatTGTCGTCCATTATTATCATTAACATACCATATCTATCACCTACTCCACCATCCTCAAACACAATCATAATCAATTACTATAATCAGTTGTTACTATCATTAGCCACTATTTACAACCATCATCATTAGTCATCCATTACCACAACAATTACTAATATCCATCATCAATCAACACATTATATATCGTCAACCACTGTCATTATTCATTATTTCCATTCGCTCTCATTATCATCCCTCACAATTATCAATCGCCAACACCAACTACAACTATCAAGTGCCAACCACAAATTACTAGCTACTATCAATACCCCACAATTAATAAACATCATCTCCAATTGACACTCACAATCATTACTAGCCATCACCATCACTAATTAccatgaaaaaatttaaaatattttattaatatataatattagattAATTTTGTACCCCTAAATTTTC
This Solanum dulcamara chromosome 1, daSolDulc1.2, whole genome shotgun sequence DNA region includes the following protein-coding sequences:
- the LOC129886691 gene encoding uncharacterized protein LOC129886691 is translated as MVMSTLLKFLYPPPPSLFITTMSVISFVSLANSGFSEIKGKHMQYSKFFGTIKNENNEKEKKARIESKKGMLLLYGPAFLGGVSSFAIFPNGDLRFALVCSALTIHFFKRVLEVLFVHKYSGSMDVEATIVISCSYFLSTMSMIYCQHLTQGLPEPSIDLKYFGYIIFLVGIIGNFYHHILLSKLRTKGEKEYKIPQGGLFDFAICPHYLFEILIFVGISCTSQTLYAISFTLGTTLYLMGRSIATRRWYKSKFDDFPKDIRALIPYIF
- the LOC129886683 gene encoding protein GAMETE EXPRESSED 1, whose product is MGRFHIQKRLIFLLVLLLQSSSTWGWFFSTNNKNDYKQEQQTNSGKSSKHHIVKLMSDFSMDGFENSQKGIKLVENAEQKMLLTDSCWQRSYQSLFTVCKKVLPDEELKSRLSWNLCDCFQQHTGRSPLPNCDAKSPMTKCLQKLDNDVHKIYLAFYIETPAICHQLQREAWKHLTERLVNSLKDSAEFAEEKLDNVLHVGDLLLQNSKYVQESLASIDVRTQQVAETSKNVEGRVNAVLSQSEVILEQSKGIASSQLELNEGQAKMKETLHENMAIVHESYTNLDHGIDGLRTKTEDIEDEIVKVGDEMSGRMDKLQTKADDIGNIAGQALNKQKQLLDGQSKALDGLQFLHKFQSQALEESRGTLKQLTQFGHEQQEELLRRQKQLQQTHDHLFEKSKSILAAQETFESKQASMFLALDKLFTLHNAMLLESRVIKAFLLYSLSIFLLYMFTSTKQTYDVRPRLYIGLVLTFLIELAILRYGTYEMENQAWFVSIVRSLFVLLSSCQLLYSIWTYRDYEVLNYKMLQTLMEKVNGIQKHKEYLSWEMENDDSDSEVDWSSWIEAELPEDVDKLKDPDFVYPEEVAENSIGSKSITRRYNLRNHLLTY